In Anas acuta chromosome 25, bAnaAcu1.1, whole genome shotgun sequence, the genomic stretch CTCCCACAGGAGGGACGTGGCCACGGTGACacaggagaagggggaatgtccctgctcctgcaggatggCGGGACAGTGCCATGTGTCACTGGGGACGTGTCCCTGCTACCATGGGATGACAGGACAGTAGGTGTGGGGCATGCCCCTGATGGCACCTCGTGGAGGCATGTCCCTGGTCCCTTGGGGTGGAGGGATGGTGGACGTGGGACCCGTCCCTGATGGCAGGTGTTACAGGACATGTCCCTGCTCTtgcaggagggagggatggTGGTGTGGGTGGTGTGGGATGTCAACGGGGACGTGTCCCTGCTCCTATGAGACTGTGCCCGTGGGACCTGTCACTGCAAACACCTCTCTAGGGACTGTGACTCACCAATGGGGACATGTCCCTGCTCCCCCAGGGCCCAAACCAGGACACGGGACACgactggggacagcagggatgCCAACCCCCCGGTGCCACCACCCTGCAGAGTCACCCAGCCCCGGGAGAAGCTGACCCCCTCCCCACAAAGGTGACATCCCAGGAGGGGGACAGCACCCACCCAGCAGCCAGGTCCCACCTCACACCTTGGACTTGTACCACTCCTCGGTCTCCTGCATGTTGCTGGTGGCCATGGCCTCGTACTGGGTGCGGATGTCGCGCAGGGCGGCCGTCAGGTCTGGCTTGCTGGCGTCCACCTCGACGTGCACCCGGTGCCGggccagctgctcctgcagctcccgcAGCTCCTGTGGGGCACCGGGGGTCAGCacagagccccctccccagttCCCCCACAGCGTGGTGGTGTCCGTGGTGTCAGTGGTGTTACCTCCTCATGCACCTTCCTGAGGAAGGCCAGCTCGTCCTGCAGGGACCCCACGCGGCGCTCCAGGTCGAGGCGAGCCAGGGCGGCGGCATCGACATCCTGCCACCAGAAGGAACAGGACAGGAAGGAACGTCCCCAGGGTGGGCTCGGGGCGCTGCACCCCACACCCCTCAGCCCCGCTTggccccatcccagccctgcccggtCCCACCAggagccctggtgctggggggggggctgagcccggccccgctcatgccctggggctggcagcacgcAGCCAGGATCCAGCCCTCGGCCTCACCTGCCTGTACGCAGCCAGGGTGCTCTCGGCCTCCAGCCGCAGGGTCACCTCCTCCTGCAACCTGCAGTGTCACAGAGAGGCACCGTTACTCGTTGGGCACCGTTCCTCGTTAGACACCTTTCCTCGTTACTCGCAGTGGCTGCTTGCAGCTCAGCCCCGTGCATGCACCCCCCTTTTGGGTCCATGCAGCTCTGTGGTGCTGCCTGCGcccaccctgtccccatgtcccccacgCCACACACGTGTCCCTCACGCTTCCCCTGCACGTGACCGTCTTGgccctgcacccccagcacgCGCCCTGCGCCCTCATCCCCACCGCCCATGCCCAGAGCCCTACCAGCCCCCAGCTCGGCCCGTGTCCCATGGAGTCACTGTTCTCAGCCCCGTCAccagcctggggacagcctgATCCCCTCCTGAGGTCACCCCGATCCCCTTCTGGGGTCACCCTGGTCCTTGTCACTGCCTGGTCCCCAGGGCGCCCCTGGTCCTGGTGGCCACCCTGATTcctggggacacctggggaTTCCTGGTCCTTGTCACCATCACGGTTCCAGTCACCACCCTGGTCCTCAGGACAACTCTGATCACCATCCCCGTAGCCACCCTGGTCCTGGTGGCCACCCTGATACCAGCCCCCGGGGGTACCTCGATCCCTGGGGACAACCTGGTCCTGGTGCCCCCCTGGTCCCAGTCACCGCCCCGGTCCCCAGGCCAACCCCAAGCAGGGCAGCATCTTACTTCTGCCGAAGATTTCCGAGGTCCTCGGCCAGGTTGTCCCTCTCGATCTCCACGCGGGCCTTGGCGTTGTTCAGCTGCTCCACGTGGCGCCGCAGCTCGCGCAGCTCCTCCTGGTAGACGTCGGCCAGGCGCGAGGGCTCCTGGTCCCGCGCCTGGttcagctccagcaccagcatcttgttctgctgctccaggagcCGAACCTTCTCGATGTAGCTGGCGAAGCGGTCGTTGAGCTCCATCATCTCCACCTTCTCGTTGGTGCGCGTCTCCCTGAACTCCGAGTTGAGCGCCTCGGCCAGCGAGAAGTCCATCCTGCCCGGCCCGGGGCGGGGG encodes the following:
- the GFAP gene encoding glial fibrillary acidic protein gives rise to the protein MESQRLSSYGRRFGSATSVRRGLPGSPPGRPRILSAQPGLRWAPRPGPGRMDFSLAEALNSEFRETRTNEKVEMMELNDRFASYIEKVRLLEQQNKMLVLELNQARDQEPSRLADVYQEELRELRRHVEQLNNAKARVEIERDNLAEDLGNLRQKLQEEVTLRLEAESTLAAYRQDVDAAALARLDLERRVGSLQDELAFLRKVHEEELRELQEQLARHRVHVEVDASKPDLTAALRDIRTQYEAMATSNMQETEEWYKSKFTDLTDAAARHAEALRAAKQEANEYRRQLQALTCDLEALRGSNESLERQLRELEERYALETAGYQDTVVRLEEDIRSLKEEMARHLQEYQDLLNVKLALDIEIATYRKLLEGEESRITIPVQTFSNLQIRETSLDAKSLSEAHLKRTIVVKTVETRDGEVIKESKQEHKEVA